Proteins from one Gilliamella sp. ESL0443 genomic window:
- the dapB gene encoding 4-hydroxy-tetrahydrodipicolinate reductase, with the protein MATSMIRIAIAGAGGKMGRQLIQSVSQIEGVTLGAAFEREGSSLVGSDAGELAGIGACGIKVTDNLQQAKDQFDVLIDFTRPEGTLAHLAFCTDNKKMMIIGTTGFDEAGKKAIATAAKQIAIVFAANFSVGVNLVLKLLEKATKIMGSYTDIEIIEAHHRHKVDAPSGTALAMGEAIADTLGCDLNDRAVYCREGHTGERPKGAIGFATIRAGDIVGEHTAIFADIGERVEISHKASSRMTFANGAVRAALWLAEQPEGLYDMRDVLNLNNL; encoded by the coding sequence ATGGCTACAAGTATGATTCGTATCGCTATTGCTGGCGCTGGTGGAAAAATGGGGCGACAGCTTATTCAATCTGTGTCACAAATAGAAGGGGTTACATTAGGTGCAGCATTTGAACGAGAAGGATCATCATTGGTCGGTAGCGATGCTGGTGAACTTGCCGGAATTGGGGCCTGTGGAATTAAAGTGACTGATAATCTACAACAGGCAAAAGACCAATTTGATGTATTAATCGATTTTACTCGTCCTGAAGGCACACTGGCTCATTTAGCTTTTTGTACAGACAATAAGAAAATGATGATTATCGGTACAACAGGATTTGATGAAGCAGGCAAAAAAGCTATTGCAACAGCCGCTAAGCAAATTGCTATAGTATTTGCTGCAAATTTTAGCGTTGGCGTGAATTTAGTGCTCAAGTTACTTGAAAAAGCGACTAAAATTATGGGTAGTTATACTGATATCGAAATTATAGAAGCACATCATCGTCATAAAGTTGACGCACCTTCTGGCACCGCACTAGCCATGGGCGAAGCAATTGCTGATACTTTAGGCTGCGATTTAAACGACCGCGCAGTTTATTGCCGAGAAGGACATACCGGTGAAAGACCAAAAGGCGCTATTGGATTTGCAACTATTCGTGCTGGTGATATTGTTGGTGAGCATACGGCTATTTTTGCCGATATTGGCGAAAGAGTCGAAATTAGCCATAAAGCCTCAAGCCGAATGACGTTCGCCAATGGTGCAGTCCGTGCTGCATTATGGCTTGCTGAGCAACCTGAAGGACTTTATGATATGCGCGATGTGCTTAATTTAAACAATCTATAA
- the tadA gene encoding tRNA adenosine(34) deaminase TadA, with product MLDEIWMRRALELAKHAESLGEIPVGAVIVDEHNQIIGEGYNQSIINHNPTAHAEIMAIEQAGQHKKNYRLVNTTLYVTLEPCIMCAGAIIHSRIKRVVYGASDFKTGAAGSYIDILSRTGINHYAQIIGGVLADECSSMLSAFFQKRRQQKKQNKQSILKTIED from the coding sequence ATGTTAGATGAAATTTGGATGCGACGAGCATTAGAATTAGCAAAACACGCAGAATCACTAGGCGAAATTCCTGTTGGAGCGGTTATTGTTGATGAACATAACCAAATCATTGGTGAAGGTTATAACCAATCAATAATTAATCATAATCCAACTGCTCATGCGGAAATTATGGCAATAGAACAAGCCGGTCAGCATAAAAAGAATTACCGATTAGTAAATACAACTTTATATGTCACCCTTGAACCTTGTATCATGTGTGCGGGTGCAATCATTCATAGTCGCATCAAGCGTGTGGTCTATGGAGCAAGTGATTTTAAAACTGGTGCGGCAGGTTCTTACATTGATATTCTTTCCCGAACAGGAATTAATCATTATGCTCAAATCATTGGTGGCGTATTGGCTGATGAGTGTAGTTCAATGTTAAGCGCTTTTTTTCAGAAGCGCCGCCAACAAAAAAAGCAGAATAAACAATCAATCCTCAAAACAATTGAAGATTAA
- the hpt gene encoding hypoxanthine phosphoribosyltransferase, which yields MKKHTLETMISAEDIQTRVSKLGQQISQDYAQSQNELILVGLLRGSFIFMADLSRAITVGHEVDFMTASSYGNAVVSNRDVKILKDLDEDIRDKDVLIVEDIIDTGNTLSKVMAILKLRHPRSIEICTLLDKPSRREVAVPVKYIGFSIPDEFVVGYGIDYAQHYRHLPYIGHVKLLES from the coding sequence ATGAAAAAGCACACATTAGAAACGATGATATCGGCTGAAGATATCCAAACACGAGTAAGTAAATTAGGACAACAAATTAGCCAAGATTATGCTCAAAGTCAAAACGAGCTTATATTAGTTGGTTTGTTAAGAGGTTCGTTTATTTTTATGGCTGATTTAAGCCGTGCTATTACTGTCGGGCATGAAGTCGATTTTATGACGGCTTCGAGTTATGGCAATGCGGTGGTAAGTAATAGAGATGTTAAAATATTAAAAGATTTAGATGAAGATATTCGCGACAAAGATGTGTTAATTGTCGAAGATATTATTGATACAGGTAATACGCTTAGCAAAGTGATGGCAATACTTAAGTTGCGTCATCCGCGTAGTATTGAAATTTGTACATTACTAGACAAACCATCTCGGCGTGAAGTAGCAGTACCTGTTAAATATATTGGATTTTCCATCCCTGATGAGTTTGTGGTTGGTTATGGTATCGATTATGCACAACATTACCGCCACTTACCTTATATTGGACATGTGAAATTACTTGAATCTTAA
- a CDS encoding autotransporter assembly complex family protein: protein MLRFSRSLCLLLMVTTASTYANMKLSIKGLSGELEENVDARLSLITPDKINNTPNFKRYFESETQKALRALGYYSPTFEYDETDPKVLSVKITPGQPVRIKQLNINLNGEGKQDKDFQELMATQLPKIGDVLNHGTYENFKKGLQSISLKKGYFDADMPTHQLAIAQFDHQAFWNIDFNTGKRYKFSKVNFPNAKIRQDYLQNIVPFKEGDEYSAEDLSLLNRRLSSTNWFNSVVVTPDFPHLTADKALPIEVATTPRKRNAMDLGLGFSTDNGVHGKIGWNKPWINSRGQSFQSSLSLSSPEQIITMSYKIPLKKNPIEQYYTIQGGYKKIDNNDTYSRSYTFGVLRNWDNFDGWQTALGLNMLRDNFTQGDDSYKTNLYYPSVSISRVRNDGKLLPMWGDSQRFSIEGGADALGSDINLVRFQTQQTWIRSINQSHRFIARGNFGIIQASNFERVPPSFRFFAGGDRSIRGYSYQSISPKDKKGKLKGASKLITGSAEYQYNVTGSWWGAAFIDTGEAIDKVDKAKFYTGTGLGVRWASPVGPIKFDLATPLNKKDKGSIHLYIGLGSEL from the coding sequence GTGTTACGATTTTCTCGCTCATTATGCTTACTTTTAATGGTTACGACAGCATCAACTTATGCAAATATGAAGTTATCCATTAAAGGATTGTCTGGAGAGCTTGAAGAAAATGTCGACGCGCGCCTTTCTTTAATTACGCCAGATAAGATTAATAATACGCCAAATTTCAAACGTTATTTTGAGAGTGAAACGCAAAAAGCACTACGTGCTTTAGGTTATTATTCCCCTACTTTTGAATATGATGAAACCGATCCTAAAGTATTATCAGTAAAAATAACTCCTGGACAACCTGTTAGAATAAAACAATTAAATATCAATCTGAATGGTGAAGGGAAACAAGATAAAGATTTTCAAGAATTAATGGCGACACAATTACCTAAAATTGGTGATGTGTTGAACCATGGCACTTATGAGAATTTCAAGAAAGGATTACAAAGCATATCGTTAAAAAAAGGGTACTTTGACGCAGATATGCCTACTCATCAATTGGCGATAGCTCAATTTGATCATCAAGCTTTTTGGAATATCGACTTTAATACAGGTAAGCGTTACAAATTTAGTAAAGTCAATTTTCCTAATGCAAAAATCCGTCAGGATTATCTTCAAAATATTGTACCGTTTAAAGAAGGTGATGAATACTCTGCTGAAGATTTATCTTTATTAAATCGCCGTCTTAGTTCAACTAACTGGTTTAATTCTGTTGTGGTTACACCAGATTTTCCTCATCTTACAGCAGATAAAGCATTACCCATTGAAGTTGCAACAACACCTAGAAAAAGAAATGCAATGGACTTAGGTTTAGGCTTTTCAACCGATAATGGTGTGCATGGTAAAATTGGTTGGAATAAACCTTGGATTAATAGCCGAGGACAGAGTTTTCAAAGTAGCTTATCCCTCTCATCGCCTGAACAGATTATTACGATGAGCTATAAAATCCCATTGAAAAAAAATCCGATTGAACAATATTACACGATTCAAGGTGGTTATAAGAAAATCGATAATAACGATACTTATTCTCGATCTTATACATTTGGCGTGCTTCGTAATTGGGATAACTTTGATGGTTGGCAAACAGCATTAGGCTTAAATATGTTGCGAGACAACTTCACCCAAGGTGATGACAGTTACAAAACCAACTTATATTATCCATCAGTTAGTATTTCGCGTGTTCGTAATGATGGTAAGTTATTGCCTATGTGGGGCGATTCTCAACGTTTTTCAATTGAAGGCGGTGCTGATGCGTTAGGATCTGATATCAATTTAGTGCGTTTTCAAACGCAACAAACTTGGATTCGTTCAATAAATCAATCTCATCGATTCATTGCTAGAGGTAATTTCGGCATTATCCAAGCCAGTAACTTTGAACGAGTTCCGCCCTCTTTCAGATTTTTTGCTGGTGGTGACCGAAGCATCCGCGGATATAGTTACCAATCCATATCACCTAAAGATAAAAAAGGTAAATTAAAAGGCGCGTCAAAACTGATAACCGGTTCTGCTGAATATCAATACAATGTTACTGGTTCTTGGTGGGGAGCGGCATTTATTGACACGGGTGAAGCGATAGATAAAGTCGATAAAGCTAAGTTTTATACAGGTACAGGCTTAGGTGTTCGATGGGCTTCACCGGTAGGCCCAATTAAGTTCGATTTAGCAACACCTCTAAACAAAAAAGATAAAGGCTCAATACATCTATATATTGGTTTGGGAAGCGAATTATAA
- a CDS encoding translocation/assembly module TamB domain-containing protein, which translates to MAKNPNRVKKAEKIKRIRKWKKRSIVVLSIFVFLITFIILMIYTSLGVKLTTYVLNKFLPELKIEQVDGTFHNLHLQGLSLELPGIDVKVKDAKFKLNGSCLIQTKICVKQFDADGVSVIIDTDKINRSPDEPIPEKRETISTPLPIDLKQTHITNVNVKVNDMQFGMSDFTGKARWVNEKIYVYPSVAMDLSAILADTDDNKSITTSNDDLPLNQKINQIFNQPLITSLPQVNIPLDFDVTSLTGNNWLLHIGGQDYHFNQVNIKTDMINNHIIVKQVETDAITPYANGHAFVSGQITLGDDWPIFALVKVDTESNHLNGQFSGKLLGQLSTYTNINGLNQITIDGQINFIEKYLPLMAKINGKHIQWPIEGKPQYQLDNFDIALDGNTEKYNMLAKGDIKGEGLPDTSFDVIGNGTNQSASFDHANIKLPQGSINITGYLDWQKALKWDTNIKLDNVDLTKELPAYPIRLAGQLKTTGAFDEDSWQLNIPDMQLKGNIKQANFSANGNLFADSNHAISANNLEMVWGKNQININGSTDKGNLTAQLNLSALSLLADNLNGAVVGNIKMTGNSASPVINTNLNINALSYETISIAKANLTGKVQYTNQFSGQLNLVGQNIDITSESIKKANIELSGNEAHHTLTINLDGSPLSMTTSLTGELDKERIIWTGNIPRSLITLGDKSRWQLTKPISLSYDITKEIPTIGAHCWRDNISSICLDKSFSIAPNNETSITLKDIDLAKLPIPNDGETKIDGFINGKANIKFDDSSKIPSIKANITSNKVYVKQMITNQALPIPFDLFNINAEFNEQQAKLDWRFSLNKLGKITGDLLIKDPTAKKELSGQLNIDNLALAIVNPLLSKDEYAKGAINGNIKFSGSLMDPILNGGINLRHSDIKTYQLPIDVKSAMVDIKFNGKSSTLKGVLVTKSGNININGQASWNNFEKWQANITVNGAAMEVTVPPMIVMSVIPDIKIEATQDELTVLGKVSIPKGKITVDSLPPSSIDVSPDEVMLDRNYKQIQPQNFGMKINSHIEINIGDNVTVDAFGLKASLKGKLIATQTNKGLDLHGEILIPNGRFHAYGQDLIIHKGVVTFSGPTDQAILDIEAIRNPDSMDNSNITAGIRVKGSTEDPKIEIFSDPAMSQQEALSYLIRGQGLDSSDQSDNDMMTAFLVGVGTAKTGKFIGDIGNAFGIKNLTLNTQGAGNNSKVVVSGYILPNLQLKYGVGIFDSLATFTLRYRLLPNLYVEAASGLAQTLDLIYQFEFN; encoded by the coding sequence ATGGCAAAAAATCCAAATAGAGTAAAAAAAGCTGAAAAAATAAAGCGAATCCGAAAGTGGAAAAAACGCAGTATTGTCGTGTTATCCATTTTTGTTTTTCTCATCACCTTTATTATTTTGATGATCTATACCAGTTTAGGTGTAAAACTAACAACTTACGTACTTAATAAGTTTTTACCCGAATTAAAAATTGAACAAGTAGATGGCACTTTTCATAATTTACACCTTCAAGGGCTGTCATTAGAACTTCCGGGCATTGATGTTAAAGTAAAAGATGCAAAATTCAAATTGAATGGTTCATGTTTGATTCAAACCAAAATTTGTGTCAAACAGTTTGATGCTGATGGTGTAAGCGTTATTATTGATACTGACAAAATCAATCGTTCACCAGATGAACCTATTCCCGAAAAACGAGAAACAATTAGTACACCACTACCAATTGATCTTAAGCAGACCCATATCACTAATGTCAATGTAAAAGTCAATGATATGCAATTTGGCATGTCAGACTTTACAGGTAAAGCTAGATGGGTGAATGAAAAAATTTATGTTTATCCATCAGTTGCTATGGATTTATCAGCTATCCTTGCCGATACTGATGATAATAAATCAATTACTACTTCAAATGATGATTTACCATTAAATCAAAAAATTAACCAAATATTTAATCAACCTCTAATTACGTCACTACCACAAGTTAATATTCCATTAGATTTTGATGTTACTAGTTTAACCGGTAACAATTGGTTGCTACATATTGGTGGTCAAGATTACCATTTCAACCAGGTTAATATTAAAACGGATATGATTAATAATCATATTATTGTAAAACAAGTTGAAACTGATGCTATAACACCATATGCCAATGGACATGCTTTTGTATCAGGGCAGATTACCTTAGGCGATGATTGGCCTATTTTTGCTTTAGTGAAAGTGGATACTGAAAGTAATCATCTTAATGGACAGTTTTCAGGAAAATTATTAGGTCAATTGTCCACTTACACCAATATTAACGGATTGAATCAAATTACTATTGATGGGCAAATTAACTTTATTGAGAAATATTTACCATTAATGGCTAAAATCAATGGTAAACATATTCAATGGCCAATTGAAGGTAAGCCACAATATCAGTTAGATAATTTTGATATCGCATTAGATGGAAATACCGAAAAATATAATATGCTAGCCAAAGGCGATATTAAAGGTGAAGGTTTACCTGATACCAGTTTCGACGTTATTGGTAATGGAACAAATCAATCAGCTTCCTTTGATCATGCTAATATTAAATTACCTCAAGGTAGCATTAATATTACAGGTTATTTAGATTGGCAAAAAGCTTTAAAATGGGATACTAATATAAAATTAGATAATGTTGATCTTACTAAAGAATTACCTGCCTACCCTATTCGTTTAGCCGGACAATTAAAAACCACAGGGGCATTCGATGAGGATTCATGGCAATTAAATATACCGGATATGCAGTTAAAAGGTAATATAAAACAAGCAAACTTTTCAGCTAATGGTAATTTGTTTGCCGATTCTAACCACGCTATATCAGCCAATAACCTTGAAATGGTTTGGGGTAAAAACCAAATTAACATCAATGGTTCTACAGATAAGGGAAATTTGACTGCGCAACTTAATTTAAGTGCTTTATCATTACTGGCTGATAATCTCAATGGTGCTGTTGTAGGTAATATTAAAATGACAGGAAATAGTGCTTCCCCTGTTATTAACACGAACTTAAATATTAACGCATTAAGTTATGAAACTATTTCGATAGCCAAGGCAAACCTAACTGGCAAAGTTCAATATACCAATCAATTTAGTGGTCAATTGAATCTAGTTGGTCAAAATATCGATATTACAAGTGAAAGTATCAAAAAAGCTAACATAGAACTTTCAGGTAATGAAGCTCATCACACATTAACCATCAATCTTGATGGTAGCCCTCTTTCCATGACAACTTCTTTAACAGGTGAACTTGATAAAGAACGTATTATATGGACTGGAAATATACCACGTAGTTTAATAACATTAGGTGATAAGAGCCGTTGGCAATTAACCAAGCCGATCAGTCTTTCTTATGATATCACTAAAGAAATTCCAACTATTGGCGCTCATTGTTGGCGTGATAATATTTCAAGTATCTGTTTAGATAAATCATTTTCTATTGCGCCAAATAATGAAACATCAATTACATTAAAAGATATTGATCTGGCTAAGTTACCTATTCCAAATGATGGTGAAACTAAAATTGATGGTTTCATAAATGGAAAGGCAAATATTAAATTTGATGACTCAAGCAAAATTCCAAGTATCAAAGCAAATATAACTAGTAATAAAGTTTATGTTAAACAAATGATCACTAATCAAGCTTTGCCGATTCCATTTGATTTATTCAATATCAATGCAGAATTTAATGAGCAACAAGCTAAGCTAGATTGGCGTTTTAGTTTAAATAAATTAGGAAAAATCACTGGTGATTTATTAATTAAAGATCCTACCGCCAAAAAAGAGTTAAGTGGCCAATTGAATATTGACAATTTGGCATTAGCGATTGTGAATCCGTTATTGAGTAAAGATGAATATGCCAAAGGCGCTATCAATGGTAATATCAAATTCTCTGGCTCATTAATGGACCCAATCTTAAATGGTGGCATCAACTTAAGACATAGTGATATTAAGACTTATCAATTACCAATTGATGTAAAATCCGCTATGGTTGATATTAAATTTAATGGTAAATCATCAACATTAAAAGGTGTATTAGTAACTAAATCTGGAAATATCAATATTAATGGCCAAGCTAGTTGGAATAACTTCGAAAAATGGCAAGCTAATATAACTGTAAATGGTGCCGCTATGGAGGTTACTGTACCGCCAATGATTGTTATGTCTGTCATTCCAGACATTAAGATCGAGGCAACGCAAGATGAACTAACGGTACTTGGTAAAGTTTCAATTCCAAAAGGTAAAATTACGGTTGATTCACTTCCGCCTTCAAGTATTGATGTTTCTCCTGATGAAGTAATGTTGGATAGGAACTATAAACAAATTCAACCACAAAACTTTGGTATGAAAATTAATAGTCATATCGAAATCAATATTGGTGATAACGTCACGGTCGATGCATTTGGATTAAAAGCATCATTAAAAGGGAAATTGATCGCAACACAGACTAATAAAGGGTTGGATTTACATGGTGAAATTCTTATTCCTAATGGTCGATTCCATGCCTATGGACAGGATTTAATTATCCACAAAGGCGTTGTCACTTTTTCAGGACCAACCGATCAAGCTATCTTAGACATAGAAGCAATAAGAAATCCTGACTCAATGGATAATAGCAATATTACAGCAGGGATTCGAGTTAAAGGATCTACAGAAGATCCTAAGATCGAAATATTTTCTGATCCAGCTATGTCACAACAAGAAGCACTTTCTTATTTAATTCGAGGTCAAGGTCTTGATAGCTCCGATCAGAGTGACAACGATATGATGACGGCATTTTTAGTCGGTGTTGGGACAGCAAAAACAGGAAAATTCATCGGTGATATAGGTAATGCTTTTGGAATTAAAAATCTTACTTTAAATACTCAAGGAGCAGGTAATAATTCAAAAGTGGTAGTAAGTGGCTATATTTTACCTAATCTACAATTAAAATATGGTGTAGGTATTTTTGACTCATTAGCAACGTTTACCTTACGATATAGACTTTTACCAAATTTATACGTGGAAGCTGCTTCTGGTCTAGCACAAACTTTAGATCTTATTTATCAATTTGAATTTAATTAA
- the mnmD gene encoding tRNA (5-methylaminomethyl-2-thiouridine)(34)-methyltransferase MnmD: MHESTIIWDENQTPISRYFDDIYFNTNGAIDETRYVFIEGNSLYERFLQHQREIFTIAETGFGTGLSFLIAWQIFKQFRENKPNSPLKRLDFFSVEKYPLSEKEMSKVHSKIINSNDSLSLLAKQLRDSLNESQSIVLDDTHLVICYDDITHYPKFLKQQNCLIDVWFFDGFSPAKNPEMWSESLFKKCYDLTNEGGSFATFTAAGFVRRNLINAGFNVKKHKGFGVKREMLIGSKS; encoded by the coding sequence ATGCACGAATCAACAATCATTTGGGATGAAAATCAAACCCCAATTTCTCGTTATTTTGATGATATCTATTTTAATACCAACGGCGCAATCGATGAAACACGTTATGTGTTCATTGAAGGAAATAGTTTATATGAGCGTTTTTTGCAACATCAGCGCGAAATCTTCACTATAGCAGAAACAGGTTTTGGTACAGGTCTAAGTTTTTTAATTGCTTGGCAGATATTCAAACAATTTAGAGAGAATAAACCTAATAGTCCTCTTAAAAGATTGGATTTTTTTAGTGTTGAAAAATATCCTTTATCTGAAAAAGAAATGTCAAAAGTTCATAGTAAAATAATCAACAGTAATGATTCTTTGAGTTTACTAGCCAAACAATTAAGAGATTCTTTAAACGAGTCTCAAAGTATTGTTTTAGATGATACTCATTTAGTTATTTGCTATGACGATATCACTCACTATCCAAAGTTTTTAAAACAACAAAATTGTTTGATTGATGTTTGGTTTTTTGATGGTTTTTCACCTGCAAAGAATCCTGAAATGTGGTCGGAATCGCTTTTTAAAAAGTGCTATGACTTAACGAATGAAGGAGGTTCTTTTGCTACTTTTACTGCGGCAGGATTTGTTCGACGTAATTTAATCAATGCAGGTTTTAATGTCAAAAAACATAAGGGATTTGGGGTTAAGCGAGAAATGCTTATTGGTAGTAAATCTTAA
- a CDS encoding 1-acylglycerol-3-phosphate O-acyltransferase, producing MVFLFRLIIVLFIGILTCVLGVIFCLFNPRNPKNVARFAHLFSFFFKPILGVKVDTRKYPEIENLGSCVFIANHQNNYDMVVAADIVQPKTVTVGKKSLALIPFFGQLYYLTGNILIDRNNKSKARDTINLVVKEIKKRGISIWMFPEGTRSKGRGLLPFKTGAFKAAIAAGVPIVPICVSDTNNIKLNRLNNGHMIVEMLSPIETKNLRKEDARTLMEQCYQQMSEKIAQINLEVTKLNNKYDC from the coding sequence ATGGTTTTTCTTTTTCGCTTAATCATCGTGTTATTTATTGGTATTTTAACTTGTGTACTAGGCGTTATTTTTTGCTTATTCAATCCTCGCAACCCCAAAAATGTGGCTCGATTTGCCCATCTTTTCAGCTTTTTCTTTAAACCAATATTAGGAGTAAAAGTCGATACTCGTAAATACCCCGAAATTGAAAATTTAGGTAGCTGTGTATTTATTGCTAATCACCAAAATAATTATGATATGGTTGTCGCTGCTGATATTGTACAGCCTAAAACAGTTACAGTAGGCAAAAAAAGTCTTGCTTTGATTCCATTCTTTGGTCAACTTTATTACCTTACAGGAAATATTTTGATTGACCGTAACAATAAATCAAAAGCTCGTGATACGATTAATTTGGTCGTTAAAGAAATAAAAAAACGTGGTATATCAATTTGGATGTTTCCTGAAGGAACCCGTAGTAAAGGGCGAGGTTTGTTACCCTTTAAAACAGGCGCATTTAAAGCAGCTATTGCAGCTGGAGTCCCTATTGTGCCAATTTGTGTATCGGATACGAATAACATTAAGCTAAATCGCCTCAATAATGGTCATATGATTGTCGAAATGCTATCACCTATTGAAACAAAAAATTTACGTAAAGAAGATGCAAGAACTTTGATGGAACAATGTTATCAACAAATGTCAGAAAAAATTGCTCAAATTAATTTAGAAGTAACTAAATTAAATAATAAATATGACTGTTAA
- a CDS encoding methyltransferase domain-containing protein, with protein sequence MTVNDRNFDDISHKFAKNIYGTTKGKIREAIVWQELETILAKYPKPINILDAGGGQGQIARRLAKLGHNITVCDISKQMLDLASHQAQQENLTLNFINCSIQNLDQFIDQPFDLVICHAVLEWVADPVQIVQSLKRHLKKEGYLSLMFYNYHGLLFKTVTLGNFGYTQSGLAKRKKKTLSPDYPRDPNQVYQWLIEQSFEITNKTGIRVFHDYLTNKSKAETHFDQLLEIEKQYCQSEPYINLARYILVTAKLLN encoded by the coding sequence ATGACTGTTAACGATCGTAATTTTGATGATATTAGCCATAAATTTGCTAAAAATATTTATGGTACAACTAAAGGCAAAATCCGAGAAGCTATTGTTTGGCAAGAACTTGAAACCATATTGGCCAAATATCCTAAACCTATCAACATCCTTGACGCTGGTGGTGGTCAAGGACAAATAGCGCGTAGACTTGCCAAATTAGGACACAATATAACTGTTTGTGATATTTCCAAACAAATGCTTGATTTAGCTAGCCATCAAGCGCAGCAAGAAAATTTAACCTTAAACTTTATTAATTGTTCAATTCAAAATCTTGATCAGTTTATCGATCAACCTTTTGATCTTGTGATTTGCCATGCTGTATTAGAGTGGGTGGCTGATCCTGTACAGATAGTCCAATCTTTAAAAAGACATCTAAAAAAAGAAGGTTATTTATCTTTAATGTTTTATAACTATCATGGACTATTATTTAAAACGGTGACATTAGGTAACTTTGGATATACTCAATCAGGACTTGCTAAACGCAAAAAGAAAACCTTATCGCCTGATTATCCTCGTGATCCAAATCAAGTGTATCAATGGCTAATTGAACAAAGTTTTGAGATTACGAATAAAACAGGAATCCGAGTCTTTCATGACTATTTAACTAATAAGTCAAAAGCAGAAACTCATTTTGATCAGTTATTAGAAATTGAAAAACAATACTGCCAAAGCGAACCTTATATTAACTTAGCTAGATATATTTTAGTTACTGCAAAATTATTAAATTAA
- the rfaD gene encoding ADP-glyceromanno-heptose 6-epimerase, with amino-acid sequence MIVVTGGAGFIGSNIVKGLNDLGHKDILVVDDLTDGTKFSNLADLDIADYMDKDEFIAEIISGENLDIDVIFHQGACSSTTEWDGKFMMENNYNYSKDLLHYCLDFDIPFLYASSAATYGGRSDNFIEERSYEKPLNVYGYSKFLFDQYVREILPQASSQICGFRYFNVYGPRENHKGSMASVAFHLNEQINKGEKPKLFTGSDNFRRDFIYVGDVVEVNLWFWKNNVSGIFNCGTGRAESFQSVADAVLNYHQKGEIDYIPFPDHLKGRYQSFTQADLTKFRKTGCPIEFKTVAQGTTEYMKWLNEQ; translated from the coding sequence ATGATTGTTGTTACTGGCGGTGCTGGGTTTATTGGAAGTAATATCGTTAAAGGATTAAATGATCTAGGGCACAAAGATATTTTAGTGGTAGATGATTTAACTGATGGTACTAAATTTTCAAATTTAGCCGATTTAGATATTGCTGATTATATGGATAAAGATGAATTTATAGCAGAAATAATATCTGGCGAAAATCTTGATATTGATGTTATTTTCCATCAGGGTGCTTGTTCATCCACAACTGAATGGGATGGCAAATTTATGATGGAAAATAATTATAATTATTCTAAGGATTTGCTCCATTATTGTTTAGATTTTGATATTCCTTTTTTATATGCTTCTTCAGCTGCCACCTATGGTGGTCGGAGCGATAATTTTATTGAAGAGCGTTCCTATGAAAAACCATTAAATGTTTATGGTTATTCAAAATTCTTATTTGACCAATATGTCCGTGAAATATTACCACAAGCAAGTTCACAAATTTGTGGATTTCGTTATTTTAATGTTTATGGTCCACGGGAAAACCATAAAGGTAGCATGGCTAGCGTCGCATTCCATTTAAATGAACAAATCAATAAAGGGGAAAAACCTAAATTATTTACTGGAAGTGATAATTTTAGACGTGATTTTATTTATGTTGGAGATGTCGTTGAGGTAAACTTATGGTTCTGGAAAAATAATGTTTCTGGCATCTTTAATTGTGGAACTGGACGAGCTGAATCTTTCCAATCAGTAGCTGATGCCGTTTTAAATTATCATCAAAAAGGTGAAATTGATTATATTCCTTTCCCAGATCACCTGAAAGGACGTTACCAAAGCTTTACTCAAGCTGATTTGACTAAATTTAGAAAAACAGGATGTCCAATTGAGTTTAAAACAGTTGCACAAGGTACAACTGAATATATGAAATGGTTAAACGAGCAATAA